One region of Deltaproteobacteria bacterium genomic DNA includes:
- a CDS encoding TetR/AcrR family transcriptional regulator codes for MRTLKVAMESYWDEGVHSISLNEICRRADVSKPSLYREFGGEDELMLAVLEHYIETVFSSMVELIESDRPFAGVLHDLVHAVTGQRDTPAGCMVVKMGATSSELGPLTAARLKQFRQEYLLVYEGWVKRAQGRKEINLEIPVKLAASYLDSQLSMILTQMATGEEPSLVRAKAELAFRPLIHL; via the coding sequence ATGCGCACACTCAAAGTGGCAATGGAGAGCTATTGGGATGAGGGTGTTCACAGCATTTCGTTAAATGAGATTTGCCGGCGTGCGGACGTGTCAAAGCCAAGCCTTTATCGAGAGTTTGGCGGCGAAGACGAACTCATGCTTGCTGTGCTGGAGCATTATATCGAGACGGTCTTCTCTTCGATGGTGGAATTGATTGAAAGTGACCGCCCTTTTGCCGGCGTGCTGCATGACCTAGTCCATGCGGTTACAGGGCAACGGGATACACCTGCGGGCTGTATGGTTGTGAAAATGGGTGCGACATCATCAGAGCTTGGTCCGTTGACAGCAGCTCGACTAAAGCAATTTAGGCAGGAATATCTTTTGGTTTACGAGGGCTGGGTAAAGCGAGCCCAGGGCCGTAAAGAGATCAATCTAGAAATTCCCGTCAAGCTTGCGGCATCGTATTTGGATAGTCAGCTTTCTATGATTCTCACTCAGATGGCGACCGGTGAAGAACCCTCGTTGGTTCGCGCAAAGGCAGAGCTGGCATTTCGACCGCTGATTCACTTGTAA